TCCAAAATTTCTTTTAATTTACATTTTTGGGATTCAAACCAGTTATTTATTAATTTATGAATCTCTATTTGCAATATCATTAGTATTTCATCATAGTAATTTGGCGTTGCCTTTAAAATGGGATAAATTTCTCAGCTATGTGATTGTCACACCAAATTACCATCGCGCCCATCATTCGCAACTTATCCAAGCTACTAATAGTAATTATTCCAGTCTTTTGACTATATGGGATATGCTTTTCCAAACTCGTTATTATCCGCGATTTCCAGGAGCTATACAACTGGGATTACCACAAGAAAATAGAGATTTTAATTTTATTAATTTATGGAAATTGCCATTTGTCAAGAGATAGACCTCCGAATTCTTTAAGAAGTTGGAAACCTGGGTAATTCTGAAAATTGCAAGTATAATTTTAGGAAGATTAAATTTTGTAACTACTTACGTAATTTCCGTAAATTTTCGGTAGTATATTCTCAAGTGATATGTATTAATCATAATTGGTAATTAGCTCCTCCTCTCAAATTTCGGGTTATCAAGTGGCAGTCTACCTAAATCGTCAAAAAATTTACATCACAGGTTAAAATTTCAGCAATGGTCAAGGCAATTGGTATTGATTTAGGAACGACTAACTCGGTCGCTGCTTTTAAATTGGTAGAAGTAGAAGTAGTGACAGCCAACGATAATACGCCCCCAGAACGGAAACTCACTCGTTCTGTGGTTGCTGAAGACCAAGGTAAATTTTTGGTAGGAGATCAAGCTTACAACCAGCTACGCCATGACCCAGAAAATGTAATTATTTCCATCAAACGCCTGATGGGTAGGGGTTTTGGTGACTCAGCGGTGCAGAAACAAAAATCGGAATTTGGTTATAAAATTGCCCAACCGACTCAGGGAACAAACAACAGTATTGCGGTGTGGGTAGGAGGTCAAGAATACCAACCAGAGGATATTTCGGCGGAAATTCTCAAAAAAGTGGTGCAGAATGCCCAGGCGTATTTTCAAGCGATTGGTAAGGCTGGGGAGATAATAGACCAAGCTGTAATTACCATTCCTGCCTATTTTAATGATAAACAACGCTACGCCACCCGCACTGCGGCGCTGAAAGCCGGAATTACACCCTTGGAACTGTTGCCAGAACCAACGGCCGCAGCTATATCCTACGGGTTTTCACCTAATAGCGACGATGTGAAGACGATTTTAGTCTATGACTTTGGCGGTGGCACTTTTGACGCTTCAGTAATTACCGCAGGTGGAACTTCATTTATTGAACAGGGGAAAGCGGGAGATTTGTGGCTGGGAGGGGATGACATCGACTCACGGCTGATTAAGTTTGTAAAAGAGCAAGTGGCACAGCAAGAAAAAATCAGTGATATTGAAGGCTTAATTGCCAAAATGCCCTATTATCAACGGGTGCGCTTTCATGCTGATTTGAAGATTGCGGTAGAAAGGGCAAAGGTTGAATTAAGTAGTTCTACAGTGGCGCGGATTATTCCTGTTACTCAATTACTAGATGAGTTGGGAATAGCTATTCCCATTGAGGTAGAAATCACCCGCGAACAATTTGAAGGGATGATTAATGATTTTGTAGAGCGATCGCTGCAAATTTGCCGCCAAGCTTTAGAATATGCTGAATATCAACCAGAAATGGTAGATGTGGTCCTGTTGGTGGGCGGTTCTTCCCAAATTCCTCTGGTACAAAGCAAACTTAAACAGGCTTTTGGTGCTAATAAAGTTGTGGTGCATCAGAGGCCGATGTATGCAGTGGCTGAAGGTGCAGCTATTGTGGCAGCTGGACAAACAGATAAAGTCACAACGGTATCCCGTGATTATTTTATTCAATTAGCTGATGGCAAATATAAAGTAATTAGCCAGGGTGATATTTTGCCAGTAACGACACCATTTTACACTTTTAAAACAGTGGCTGAAGGACAAAGGCTGATTCATTTTCAGTTCTTCAGTCCGGATAAAGTTAAAGAACAATTAGATGGTGTCAAAGATGATGAAAGAATTGGGGAAATGTGGTTAGGTTTAGATGAAAAGTATCCAGCGGGAACGGAAATTCAAGTGAATTTAGAGTTGGATGAACAAAACAACGATTTGCGAATGACAGCAACTTTGAAAAATGACCCTTATGTCAGGGTGAGTTGTATTTTTTCTCGTGGTCGTGCGGATGAGAAAATATATCAGGAATTAGAGGCAGCAATAGAAGAAATCAATCATCAAAATTTAACTGCATTTGGTGTGGAAGAAGCCCTCAAATTAGCAGTACCAGTTGTGCAGTCAGCCAACCAAATTATTAATCCTATCACAGGAGAAGAACGCAGCGATTTACGGGATATTGCTGGAGAAAACTTGAAAAAATTTCAAATCAATATGTCTTCAGAACGGCTAGAAGCTGAATCTTTAGTAACTGAATGCGATCGCATTCTGAAACTTTGTGATTTTATGCTTCTCAAGCCACAGCAAGAACGATTGCAAAATCTAAGTGAAGAATTGCAATCTGCGATTGACACTAATAACTTTTCTGGGATGCAGTATCATGCTGAAGAAGCTAGACGGGAACTGAATAAACTACCTGAAGAAGTACAGGTAATTCAAGCTTGTATTCTGGCAATTCAACAAGCCAGAGTAATAGCACCTACCGCAGCAAATGCGTTGTCTGATAAACTCTCTCGGCTGTTGATGGCAATAAAACATGGTGATATCAGTGAAGCCGAACGTTTGTTAATTGAACTGCAACCAGAGGTACAACATTGGCTCACTCAAAACTTACCCAGTAATAGTATTGTTACAGGACTAACACGATGAATATGAAACTTAACTGTCCTGTATGTGGATATAAAGAAATTGAGGGTAAAACTTGCCCTAATTGTGATACTGACCTTTCTCTGATTCGCACACTCCAAGAGTTAGCCCCGGTAGAAAAAACATCAATCCAAAAAAAAATTAGTAATTGGAGTTTGTTAGTAGCTTTGTTGATGCTAATTATCGGCATTGGCTTGGGAGCAGTAGGCAGTTTTATCCTCATCAAAGGTCAATATAATGCAGCTATTTATGCTCCTAATTCAACAATAGTTAATAGCACTGAAACAAATACCCAAGAGGCAAATATATATATTGTTCAACCGGGAGATAACTTGGGTTTAATTGCTGAAAAAATTTGCGGAAAGGCCAGTGCTTGGAGAAGCATAGCACAAGCTAATCCCCGCCTAGCAAATCGGCGAAACTACTTTATCGATGTGGGAGAAAAGTTAAAGGTTCCCAAGTGTCAGGAGAAGAATTTATGAGTATCCTTGATAGCCTAAAGGAAGCAAGTCAGAAAGCCGCACAACAAGCCCAAAAAAAGCAACTACGAGAAGCTGTCACCACTGCGGAAACGGCATTGAATCTTTGGGCAAAAAAAACCAGTCTTTGGGAACGTTTACTTGGTAAATTATTAATTGGTAATCTGGTAGACACGCTGGAACAACAACTAGTAGAATGGCGTAAAAAAGTTGCCCAAGCAGATAAACTTGCTGCTCAAGCCCAAGTAATTCTAAAAGATGATCCTGGTGATCCTTTAGAAACTCGATTTCTCACCAGTGCGATCGCTCTTTATCGTCTCCATACCCAAATCATCTCTGATGAGTCAATATCACAAGTAATTGAAGAATGCAAACAGGTCTTAAAACAGCGACAACAATTTCAATTATTATTAACACAGGCAAAATCCCAAGCCGAGAATCTTTTTTTTAAAAATGCGATCGCTATTTACAAATATGCGGAAACATTATACCCTACTGGAACTATAAAACAAGCTATTTCCGATGCTCAAACCCAAGTTTTCCAGGAAGAAATTTATAACTCTGCCCTCCAAAAAGCACAGCAAGCTGAATCTAAAGGTAAGTTACGGGTAGCGATCGCTCTCTTAGATTCTGCTTTGAGTAATTTTCCTCGCACTGACGGATTTGATTTACTCCAAAAACTCAAATCAAAAGTTAAAGCCCAAGAATTATTTTTTCAAGGTTTAGCAGCCGAAAAAGCTGGTGATTTCCCAGTAGCTCAATCTTTATATGAAAGTGCAAAATCCCTGTTACAAAATCCTACAGATTGCCAAATTCGCTTAGGTTTGGTAGCTATTAAAATGCAAGATTGGGCAAATGCACTATCTCATTTACAGAATTTATCAGGAGAACAAGCAGCTTATCTCCGGGGGTTTGCATTAGCTCAACAAGGAAATTTACAGTCAGCATATCGGGAATGGCAAGTAGTATCTGCCTTAGCTATCACTGAACAGCGAGAAATTCTTAAACGTATTTCTCAACATCAACGTTTACTATCTTTGCAAAATATTGAACAATTAGTGAATGCAAAAAATTTAGAACAAGCTCAAACAGCAAGTAGAAAATTTATTCAAAAATTTGGTGCTAATGCTTTGGTAGAAGGCAATCTGACGGAATATATTGAACCCAGTATAGAAGCCGCAGTTTGGGAAAATTCAGACTGGACAAATATTGCCAATCACACTAAAAATAGCTGGATTCTTAATCCTAACATGACCACATTACATAATTGGACAATAGCAACATATTATCATACTCAAAGTAATCCTGAGCAACTGTTTGATTTAATTATTGCTTTATCTACATCCTTAGCAAATTTAACCGCAGATTCTAGCCTGAAAGATGTTCCTTGGCTGGTAAATAAAGCTGTCGATTTTAATTCTGTATCTTTAGAATTAAAACGGCGTTTAGAAGCAGCAATTGAGAATATAAAAAATATCAATCTTGAAGATTATTTAAATTTGCGCGATCTCTATCGATGGGAATTAGTCTCTCTCAGGTTTATGGGAGAACCAGCCAACTCAGGAATGCAAATCAATGATGTATTTATCACTCCTGGTTGTTATCGTCAATTTCTTTCACAATGGCAAAATAATCTAGGAGATAAAATACATTCTAGTCAAAAAATCCTCAGTTCCCTTTATACTTCTTGGGGATTAGCTGTAGCCGCTTGTTTAGAAGGAGATAGCCCCAGAGCGATTCAAATAAAACCCGTAACCAACCCAACTCTTGAAATTGAAAAATTTGCTCAGAATTTTGTCGCTTATCATGAAGGTTGTTATCAGCTACAACAACAAGAATGGCGCAAAGCAATTATTACCTTGCAGTCAGCAAAGGCAGAAATTAAATATAATCAGAATTGGCAACAAGAAATTGACAGACTTTGTGGTTTGCAGCGTCAAGCCATATCAGAATTTAAAGAAAATTTAGAATTTGCTGAGTTTTGGTATGATATTGTAGATAGTAAATCGGCTAGAAGTTATTTTGCTGAGTACAAATCAGAAGACATCAGACAACAACTTCTTGATGAGCAAATTTCCTTAATCCAAGCTTTAGGAAAACTCCAAGAACTTAAAAATATTGATAGTAGTAATCCTATTGTCATTGATATGATAGAAAACGTTGAGCTTTCCCAGGAACTAAAAGAGATTAATCGGCTGTTCCAAACTCAAAAGTATGAGGAAATGCTTAGTAAAGCTAAACTTTCTACGCGTGATAGAATTCGCTATATTGTAGCTGATTTTTTTCTAGATATGTTAGTTAAGGGTATTAAAGAAGAGCGTTTGCATGACCCACAATTAATGTTACAACTAGGACGTTGGGCTTATGAAATCTGCCCTCATGAACCGGCATTTCAAGAAATTTACCGGAGTCTAAAATTATGTTGATATGGCAAACATTTTAACTTTTGGCTCATTATAGCGTTTCCCAGTCTAATGAAGTACACGCCAATTTGTTCCCTGTTCCCTGTTCCCTGTTCCCTGTTGCCTAAAACTAAACAACTTTGTACCTCACGAGCATGGTAACTGCTATATCTTTATATTATGGAAAAGAACCCTTACGATATTTTAGGTATATCTCAAGCGGCATCGAAAGCAGAGATTACCAAAGCTGTGGCTGTAGCTATGAAGTGCAAACAATACCCAGTAGATGTTATTGCTAAAGCGCAGAAAAGCTTAATGAAGTCAGATGAAAGGATTATTGCTGACTATTTGCGTCCGATATTGCCAACTATTAAGCAATTCAAGTATAGTGATTTATCAGCTTTGAGTGAACTAGCACCTACCCTAAGTTTATTATCAGAATTTGACGGCTTAGATGATGCGATGGCACAAGCTACCCAACAAGCAACGTTAGAACGAGTACCTTTACCCATCCCTTTATCACAATTATTTACCGAAGGGGTAACGGCTTGTAAAGAGGGACGTTATCCCAAAGCAATAAAATACCTAGAAGACTACTGCCACAGCTGTAAAGAACGCAATAGCCAAAATTATCTAAAAGCTACAATCTGTTTGATTAAAGCTTATCAAATGGGTGGACAATTACACAGAGCCATAGCCCTTTGTCAGTCCTTGATTAATCACAATCATCCCCAAGTCAACACTTGGGCTAAGAAAATCTTAGCAATATTATCTAAAGAGAATTCCCGTGTCTGACTTACCCCAAAACTATTTTATCAACCAAGAGTTACGCGATTTACTCATCCAAAAACTTGGTATTCTCGAAAAAGAAAATGTTGTCTTACAGCAATCTTTAAGAGAACAGGAAATTCAAAGCACAGCACAAACCGAAGATTTATTTTTAGAACTTTTGGAAGTAACTGATGCGCTAGAAGCCTTACTAGACTATCTGAAAAACAACCCTAACCCCAGCCCAGAATTTATAGAACGCTTACCTCGTTCTGTAGCCGCAGTGAATCGTAAATTTCTCAGCGTATTAGGAAAACGTCAAGTTATACCTATAGAATTGGTAAGTACAGAACCAGATTTTAACTTGTGTCGTGTAATTGATCGGGAAGAAAGAACTGATGTACCAGACCAAACAATTACTAAAGTAGTCCGTCGTGGTTTTCGGTGGGGGGAGAAAATTCTGCGTCCCACAGAAGTAATTACCGCTAAAGCAAAATCAACTTTAGATGGTAATATTGACGAAACGTAAGAATTCAGAAGTTAGGAGTCAGAATATTTGCCAGTCAAGAATTTCGCGAATATTATATTTTGTTTCAGTCATCACCCCAATAGCCTACCGGAAAGTTTATTATGAAGTCTGGATTCTCAATTCTGAATCCTTACGAAGAAACTATAAATTAATCTTTAGATTATTTGTATGTGTTAGTACAAAACCCAAATTACTAATAATTCTACCTTGGGAGAAATTGAGTCACAATAGTCAAGATAGTTCCAATTTTAAACTGGCTGAAAAATTGTATGAATCCTCACGAAAGTGATATTAAAGAAACTTCCACATCTTCAAAAACATGGCGTGGTTGGCAAGAAAATCTGACTTTAATAGCGATCGCACTGACTTTAGCATTGCTGATCAGAACATTTATCGCCGAACCTCGCTTGATACCATCAGAATCGATGTACCCTACCTTACACACAGGCGATCGCTTGGTAGTAGAAAAAGTCTCCTACCGTTTTCACCCTCCCAAAACTGGCGATATCGTCGTTTTTCAAACACCACCAGAATTACAACGTCGTGGATATGACAAAAATCAAGCCTTTATCAAGCGCGTTATTGGTCGGCCAGGTGAAGTAATTAGTGTAGCTAATGGTAAAGTTTACCTCAACGGCCAATCTATACAAGAAGACTACATCGCCGAACCACCAAATCAGCCATTTCCACCCGTAAAAATCCCAGAAGATGTATTTTTCGTGATGGGAGACAACCGCAACGATAGTAATGACTCCCGATACTGGGGCTTTTTACCCCGCAAAAATCTCATCGGTCATGCTACTTTTCGCTTCTGGCCTTTAGACCGTATTGGGTTAATTTAGTGATTGAGGACTGGGGACTGGGGATTGGGGACTGGGGACTAGGGATTGGGGATTGGGGATTGGGGATTGGGGATTGGGGACTGGGGAAGGGGAAGAAGCAGGGGAGCAGGGAACAGGGAGCAGGGGGAAGTTATTTGTATTTTTCCCAATTACCAATAGACCTCTCCGGAAATATGGTAGAGACGTTCCGCCGGAACGTCTCTACAAGGGTTTCAAACCACGCACATTTAATTACCGGAGATGTCTAATAACCAATTACCAATTACCAATTACTAAAACCGCAGATAATACATTAACTGAGCGATCGCCTCACCAGACAATCCCAGCCGTTGCTGAAATTCAACCAAGTTATGGTAAGAACCAGCAGTGAGGCGATTCTGCACCACTGCCTCGGCTAGAGATAAATCTATACAAGGAATTTTTGCCAGAGTCTCTACTGTCGCTGTATTTGGATTTACTTGCGTGGTATTAGCTAGAGATTCGTCATCATAGTAACTAAAATTTAGCAGTGACTTCAGTGGTTCCAATCGCTGTACAGGAACACTCAAAGCCGCTGCAATATCCTCGATACAGTAAAATTTAACACCTGAGCGTGATAGTTCGACTAGCGATCGCCCTTGGTGAATAGACAACCCCGGTAAACGCAGCCAATCATCCACAGTTGCTTGATTGGCATCAATACGCATACCCAGTTGTGTCGCCATCTGAATTTCTTCCCCAGATTGTAGACGATAGTAGGGATCATTTAGCAGCTTGGCTCGGAGTTTTTGCAATCTGAGATTTAAAGGTAGCCAGTTTGTCATGGTATTAATTACATCAAGAAATCTGGTCTAACATCTGACGGCGCTTTTGCTCAAATTCATACTCAGAAATTAAGCCATCTTGGCGCAGAGCATCTAACTCACGCAGGGCATTAGCTACAGATTCTACTTGATTACTTACCTGTGCTGAAACCTTCACTGTTGACTTACCAAAATTAAAGTTTCGGTCAAAAGCCTCTTCATCTTGCGCTAAATACCAAACCCCTTCTATAGCACTAGCTACTTTAGGAATTGGTGTCCAAGATAACAATACATACAAAATTCCCCATAATGGCTGTCCTAAGTAAAATTTATGTAATCCTGAAATTGTTAGTGTGCCAGAAAGGGCTAAAATAGCAGCAATGCTTCGACTTTTCCGTTTGGTTAACATCATCCTTCTAAATCTCCAAATACTACAATTCCCACAATCAAACAGCTATAATAGGAAATTACTTAGATCAATTCAGCATGGTAAAATATAGCTCCAAAAACACATATCTTAATCTATTGTATTAATCTATTGTATGAATTTAGCTCCTAGCGATCAGCCACCCTTGATCAGCTAGATAATTTCCCAAAACCTAACTAACTACAGATAGGATAATTTAACTCTTGTCTTGGTACTGCATTGATTCGGCTAAGTTAACGAAAAGAAAAAATCCGCATTTCACTTTGATGCTATCCTCAGGCTTTTATTGGCAAATAGTACAAATATGTCACAAAACTCCCTACCATCGGAAATACTTGATTTACTTGTTGACCCTTATGCTGTTTTGGGAGTTTCTGTGAATGCTGATGAGCGTCAGATTCTTAAACGCTATCATGCTCTAGCCAAGCTCCTCCATCCAGATAATTATATAAATATAGATAAGCCAGATAAAGAGTTAGCAGGAGTAATATTAACTCGTTTGATTAATCCAGCCTACCAGGAATTAAAGCAGGAGAAAAAACGAAACAACGTAGTAGGAATGCTCCGCTCAAAAGCATCAGGCTTGAATAATCAAGCAGTTTTGAGTCTTCAAAATGCCCTTAATCTGGATATCATGTCAATTTCTGCACAAGAAGCGGAGTTGTTTTATGAAAAAGCTACTGCTTCTTACGCATCAGCCCAATATAAGTCACTCACGCAATTTCATCATGTGACTAAACGGATGAGTAAACTCAATTTGCTTTACTTATCCTTGCAGAAAAATGATTTATTTGAAACACAAACATTGACAGATGAATCTACTTCCATTGTCCCTGTTCCAGAAGTTCCAGTAACTGAACTAAAATTATCTGAAGAAAACAATTCTCAATCTACGCTGATAAACTACGCTCAACGTCACTATGAGCGAGCCGTTCAGTATCACCAACAAGCGCAATGGGCATTAGCCGTAAAAGAACTGCGTGATGCCATCAAGCTAGAGCCAAATAACAGTGACCATTACGCTTTACTAGGAATTGTACATTTTCAACAGAACTTCCCCGGAATGGCTAAAGTTTATATCCGTCAAGCATTAAAACTGAACCCTAAGCACCCACTAGCTCTGAAATATGTGGAAAAACTGAAAATCCAACATAACGAAAATTCTCATCCTAAATCAATGGCAAAAGCTTTGGGTATTGCTGCTTTATTAGGTCGGTTTTTATCTGGTAAAGATTGAATCCATTGATGGAAAATTTAGGTATTCAGACGCAAGTTTATGTCTGACCAAAGAGTGACATCCCAAATATACCTCATTTAGATTAAATATGCTGGGAAGATTGACAATATTAGATTTATAATTGAGATGGAATAAATTTTCATATCTTCTAATGACATTACAAGAATGGCAAAAACAAGTATTGAAATTACCAATGAGTCAACGGTGGTAATGGATAGCAACTTTATTGCAATCAATACAACAAGAAACTCAATCAGTATCTATCATATAGGAATCCGATTTGATTACTGAAAATACCTGTGTAGGCAGGCAAGAGGCAAAAGGATTTTAGGAAATTAAGGTATACCGATTTTTGTATGGCTACGCCGCGTCAGCTATCAAAAATCACATAGGAGTCCTATATAATGACTTATGATTAGTAATTACAAACTACTGCAATCTCTTAATTATGAATCAGTCAAATGATAGTGGAATACTTGAACAGTTTGTCAACACAGTGATGGTGGTCAAAACGGGGAATCAACAACAGTCTCTAAGTACATCAATAGCTACTACACAAGAACTAGATATCAAGGCAGTTTTAGTTTATAAACTAGGGACTATTCTGCAAATAGGAGTGATGATTCTTGTGTTGCTAGGAATGGAAAAATTAGTAATGTTGATTGATAATAATTCTTCTTTTCCCAGTTGGTTCAGCACTTTAGTGACGGCATTATTTTTTGGTTTATTAAGTATTCGTTCCCGCATTTTTTCGCTTTTAGATAATACCCGTTCTCGAACAACTTATGATCAGGTAATTAGACCTAGATGGTCGCCACCACCTTTAGCATTTCCCATAGTTTGGATGATAATTGCCGTTTTGCGGGTTATTTCTTCTGTATTAGTGTGGCAAGAAATGAATCACCAATTTTTAGTGCTGCCTTTAATTCTATTTGTGGTACATCTGGCTTTAGGTGATACTTGGAATACAATTTTTACCGTAGAACGAAGATTAGGTGCTGCTGTTCCTGTGGTGATTTTAGGTCCTTGGTTATCGGCAATTATTGTCACAGTAATTTATTGGCAAACTGTTCCTTTAGCGGGAATGATTTTATCTTTTTCTTGTGTGTGGTTAACAGTAGCTTCTGTATTGGTGTTCAGAATTTGGCAGTTAAACGGATCTGAGCCATTGTATCCCTTGAAACTTGCATCTGTGGAGAAATAAATAATCAAAATTCACCTTAACAGGAAAGCAATAACCGCATTTAACATACATGAAAAACGGTAGGGAAGAATTAATTCTCTACCACTAATAATACCAGTTAACACCGATAATCACGCTCCATATCACCACAGAAAGAAACAGCAACTTTGTAGCCAATGCGAAGTCCATATAGTCTGGCTAATGGGTTTTTATTCCGTAAATAATGCGCTGATTCTATTCCTGTTTTATTAATAGCATATTCACCTGTTTCTATATCAATAATGAGCATTTTACCGATATTTTCTTAGGTTTCGATTTGTTGGCGAATGCTATTTTAATATAATTCTTTGGTACGTTTGGCAACTTCTTCTCTGCTGAGGAGAATGGGTTGCATTTTATTTCATCCT
The genomic region above belongs to Anabaena sphaerica FACHB-251 and contains:
- a CDS encoding helix-hairpin-helix domain-containing protein, encoding MTNWLPLNLRLQKLRAKLLNDPYYRLQSGEEIQMATQLGMRIDANQATVDDWLRLPGLSIHQGRSLVELSRSGVKFYCIEDIAAALSVPVQRLEPLKSLLNFSYYDDESLANTTQVNPNTATVETLAKIPCIDLSLAEAVVQNRLTAGSYHNLVEFQQRLGLSGEAIAQLMYYLRF
- a CDS encoding TspO/MBR family protein, whose protein sequence is MNQSNDSGILEQFVNTVMVVKTGNQQQSLSTSIATTQELDIKAVLVYKLGTILQIGVMILVLLGMEKLVMLIDNNSSFPSWFSTLVTALFFGLLSIRSRIFSLLDNTRSRTTYDQVIRPRWSPPPLAFPIVWMIIAVLRVISSVLVWQEMNHQFLVLPLILFVVHLALGDTWNTIFTVERRLGAAVPVVILGPWLSAIIVTVIYWQTVPLAGMILSFSCVWLTVASVLVFRIWQLNGSEPLYPLKLASVEK
- the lepB gene encoding signal peptidase I, whose amino-acid sequence is MNPHESDIKETSTSSKTWRGWQENLTLIAIALTLALLIRTFIAEPRLIPSESMYPTLHTGDRLVVEKVSYRFHPPKTGDIVVFQTPPELQRRGYDKNQAFIKRVIGRPGEVISVANGKVYLNGQSIQEDYIAEPPNQPFPPVKIPEDVFFVMGDNRNDSNDSRYWGFLPRKNLIGHATFRFWPLDRIGLI
- a CDS encoding molecular chaperone DnaJ, with protein sequence MEKNPYDILGISQAASKAEITKAVAVAMKCKQYPVDVIAKAQKSLMKSDERIIADYLRPILPTIKQFKYSDLSALSELAPTLSLLSEFDGLDDAMAQATQQATLERVPLPIPLSQLFTEGVTACKEGRYPKAIKYLEDYCHSCKERNSQNYLKATICLIKAYQMGGQLHRAIALCQSLINHNHPQVNTWAKKILAILSKENSRV
- a CDS encoding peptidase M, neutral zinc metallopeptidase site: MSILDSLKEASQKAAQQAQKKQLREAVTTAETALNLWAKKTSLWERLLGKLLIGNLVDTLEQQLVEWRKKVAQADKLAAQAQVILKDDPGDPLETRFLTSAIALYRLHTQIISDESISQVIEECKQVLKQRQQFQLLLTQAKSQAENLFFKNAIAIYKYAETLYPTGTIKQAISDAQTQVFQEEIYNSALQKAQQAESKGKLRVAIALLDSALSNFPRTDGFDLLQKLKSKVKAQELFFQGLAAEKAGDFPVAQSLYESAKSLLQNPTDCQIRLGLVAIKMQDWANALSHLQNLSGEQAAYLRGFALAQQGNLQSAYREWQVVSALAITEQREILKRISQHQRLLSLQNIEQLVNAKNLEQAQTASRKFIQKFGANALVEGNLTEYIEPSIEAAVWENSDWTNIANHTKNSWILNPNMTTLHNWTIATYYHTQSNPEQLFDLIIALSTSLANLTADSSLKDVPWLVNKAVDFNSVSLELKRRLEAAIENIKNINLEDYLNLRDLYRWELVSLRFMGEPANSGMQINDVFITPGCYRQFLSQWQNNLGDKIHSSQKILSSLYTSWGLAVAACLEGDSPRAIQIKPVTNPTLEIEKFAQNFVAYHEGCYQLQQQEWRKAIITLQSAKAEIKYNQNWQQEIDRLCGLQRQAISEFKENLEFAEFWYDIVDSKSARSYFAEYKSEDIRQQLLDEQISLIQALGKLQELKNIDSSNPIVIDMIENVELSQELKEINRLFQTQKYEEMLSKAKLSTRDRIRYIVADFFLDMLVKGIKEERLHDPQLMLQLGRWAYEICPHEPAFQEIYRSLKLC
- a CDS encoding J domain-containing protein, which codes for MSQNSLPSEILDLLVDPYAVLGVSVNADERQILKRYHALAKLLHPDNYINIDKPDKELAGVILTRLINPAYQELKQEKKRNNVVGMLRSKASGLNNQAVLSLQNALNLDIMSISAQEAELFYEKATASYASAQYKSLTQFHHVTKRMSKLNLLYLSLQKNDLFETQTLTDESTSIVPVPEVPVTELKLSEENNSQSTLINYAQRHYERAVQYHQQAQWALAVKELRDAIKLEPNNSDHYALLGIVHFQQNFPGMAKVYIRQALKLNPKHPLALKYVEKLKIQHNENSHPKSMAKALGIAALLGRFLSGKD
- a CDS encoding Hsp70 family protein, whose protein sequence is MVKAIGIDLGTTNSVAAFKLVEVEVVTANDNTPPERKLTRSVVAEDQGKFLVGDQAYNQLRHDPENVIISIKRLMGRGFGDSAVQKQKSEFGYKIAQPTQGTNNSIAVWVGGQEYQPEDISAEILKKVVQNAQAYFQAIGKAGEIIDQAVITIPAYFNDKQRYATRTAALKAGITPLELLPEPTAAAISYGFSPNSDDVKTILVYDFGGGTFDASVITAGGTSFIEQGKAGDLWLGGDDIDSRLIKFVKEQVAQQEKISDIEGLIAKMPYYQRVRFHADLKIAVERAKVELSSSTVARIIPVTQLLDELGIAIPIEVEITREQFEGMINDFVERSLQICRQALEYAEYQPEMVDVVLLVGGSSQIPLVQSKLKQAFGANKVVVHQRPMYAVAEGAAIVAAGQTDKVTTVSRDYFIQLADGKYKVISQGDILPVTTPFYTFKTVAEGQRLIHFQFFSPDKVKEQLDGVKDDERIGEMWLGLDEKYPAGTEIQVNLELDEQNNDLRMTATLKNDPYVRVSCIFSRGRADEKIYQELEAAIEEINHQNLTAFGVEEALKLAVPVVQSANQIINPITGEERSDLRDIAGENLKKFQINMSSERLEAESLVTECDRILKLCDFMLLKPQQERLQNLSEELQSAIDTNNFSGMQYHAEEARRELNKLPEEVQVIQACILAIQQARVIAPTAANALSDKLSRLLMAIKHGDISEAERLLIELQPEVQHWLTQNLPSNSIVTGLTR
- a CDS encoding NINE protein, which encodes MLTKRKSRSIAAILALSGTLTISGLHKFYLGQPLWGILYVLLSWTPIPKVASAIEGVWYLAQDEEAFDRNFNFGKSTVKVSAQVSNQVESVANALRELDALRQDGLISEYEFEQKRRQMLDQIS
- a CDS encoding nucleotide exchange factor GrpE; translated protein: MSDLPQNYFINQELRDLLIQKLGILEKENVVLQQSLREQEIQSTAQTEDLFLELLEVTDALEALLDYLKNNPNPSPEFIERLPRSVAAVNRKFLSVLGKRQVIPIELVSTEPDFNLCRVIDREERTDVPDQTITKVVRRGFRWGEKILRPTEVITAKAKSTLDGNIDET
- a CDS encoding LysM peptidoglycan-binding domain-containing protein, with the translated sequence MNMKLNCPVCGYKEIEGKTCPNCDTDLSLIRTLQELAPVEKTSIQKKISNWSLLVALLMLIIGIGLGAVGSFILIKGQYNAAIYAPNSTIVNSTETNTQEANIYIVQPGDNLGLIAEKICGKASAWRSIAQANPRLANRRNYFIDVGEKLKVPKCQEKNL